In Arachis hypogaea cultivar Tifrunner chromosome 2, arahy.Tifrunner.gnm2.J5K5, whole genome shotgun sequence, a genomic segment contains:
- the LOC112745763 gene encoding uncharacterized protein: MSSLGTSKGILEIAKFGVYVTVPIVLMYTFANNTKNLQKFMGNKSYIEYPPEAPRPPSPEELREKARELARKRNNP; this comes from the exons ATGTCATCTCTCGGCACGTCCAAGGGGATTCTTGAGATTGCTAAGTTTGGGGTCTATGTCACTGTCCCCATTGTTCTTATGTATACTTTCGCCAACAATACCAAGAACCTTCAGAAATTCATGGGAAAT AAATCATACATCGAATATCCCCCAGAGGCACCAAGGCCGCCATCACCAGAGGAACTTAGGGAGAAGGCTCGCGAGCTGGCTCGTAAAAGGAACAATCCATGA
- the LOC112726192 gene encoding uncharacterized protein — translation MGATPFHRSILEVRLPKHFDKPTDMRYDGTQDPLKHLTAFEARMNLEGVGDEVRCGAFPVTLAGPAIRWFNGLPQGSIYGFSDISRAFLAQFTTRIAKAKHPINLLGITQRPGEPTRKYLDRFNDECVEIDGLTDSVASLCLTNGLLNEDFRKHLTTKPVWTMHEIQTVAKEYINDEEVSQVVAANKRHSDYNQPGQQANSRERDLVEAPTTQGPNGGGNKSLYCDYHKGYGHQTQDCFDLRDALEQAIRDGKLSEFSHLIRELRRRQCDQDSKEAKTRAAKRRQEPEDKDHGLTVINVVTAKNSTPRSRSAHKKDAKILAVSSAPMRSSKRPPCVSFGPEDQWDADLSSHQHGFIGLGDHFIKPDGVISLPIFVGQAQGRRSAMAEFVDLRDSTAYNIILGRKPINDVEAIINTKLLVMKFVTDDGSVGSIRGDLETAVACDNASLSLRKKSKEASGVFLADLDARVDDKPRPQLEGDLERFRVGDTEEKFTFVNRNLPHELKEPLVEMIRANGDLFAWTPADMPGIDPEIMSHHLAVKSDARPVAQRRRKMLRERAEEVAG, via the exons ATGGGCGCCACCCCATTTCATCGGTCCATCCTTGAGGTCCGGTTGCCGAAGCACTTCGACAAAccgacggacatgaggtacgatggaacCCAAGACCCTCTGAAACACCTCACGGCTTTCGAGGCTAGAATGAATCTGGAGGGAGTAGGGGATGAGGTGAGGTGCGGGGCCTTCCCGGTCACCCTAGCCGGACCCGCGATCCGATGGTTTAACGGCCTCCCGCAGGGATCCATCTACGGATTTTCGGACATCAGCCGTGCCTTCCTGGCTCAGTTCACAACACGGATAGCAAAGGCAAAACACCCGATCAACCTGCTCGGGATAACCCAGAGACCCGGGGAGCCGACCAGAAAGTACCTGGATCGTTTTAACGATGAATGCGTGGAAATCGACGGCCtaaccgactcggtggccagCCTTTGCCTGACGAACGGCCTCCTGAACGAGGACTTTCGAAAACACCTTACCACGAAACCGGTTTGGACGATGCACGAGATCCAAACGGTGGCTAAGGAATACATAAATgacgaagaagtcagccaggtcgtGGCCGCCAATAAACGGCATTCCGACTACAATCAACCTGGGCAACAGG CAAATAGCCGAGAGAGGGATCTTGTCGAAGCCCCAACCACTCAAGGACCGAACGGGGGGGGGAACAAGAGCCTCTACTGTGACTACCACAAGGGCTACGGACACCAAACTCAAGACTGCTTTGACCTGAGGGATGCATTAGAGCAAGCAATAAGAGATGGCAAACTCTCTGAGTTCTCCCATCTCATACGGGAGCTAAGGAGACGGCAATGCGACCAAGACAGCAAAGAGGCCAAGACCCGAGCGGCAAAGCGGCGACAAGAGCCAGAAGACAAAGACCACGGTCTCACGGTGATAAACGTAGTAACCGCCAAAAACTCCACTCCGAGGTCTAGGTCAGCTCACAAGAAAGACGCCAAAATCCTAGCAGTCTCCTCCGCCCCAATGAGAAGTTCTAAGAGGCCCCCATGCGTCTCCTTTGGCCCCGaagaccaatg GGACGCCGACCTGTCATCGCACCAACACGGGTTCATCGGATTAggtgaccacttcatcaagccagacGGAGTAATATCCCTGCCGATCTTTGTGGGACAGGCACAGGGCCGGAGATCGGCAATGGCCGAATTCGTGGATCTCCGAGATTCGacagcctacaacatcatcttAGGAAGAAAGCCGATCAATGATGTTGAAGCGATAATCAACACGAAGCTTCTAGTCATGAAGTTTGTTACCGACGATGGGTCCGTAGGGTCCATAAGGGGAGATCTGGAAACAGCGGTCGCTTGCGACAATGCCAGCCTGTCCTTAAGGAAGAAATCTAAGGAAGCGTCGGGGGTGTTCTTAGCAGACCTAGACGCCAGGGTAGACGACAAGCCCAGGCCGCAACTAGAAGGGGACCTGGAAAGGTTCAGGGTCGGCGACACGGAGGAAAAGTTCACGTTCGTCAACAGGAACCTCCCACATGAATTGAAGGAGCCCCTGGTAGAAATGATCAGGGCCAATGGGGATCTGTTCGCCTGgacaccagccgacatgccgggcatagaccctgaAATTATGTCACATCACCTGGCCGTGAAGTCGGATGCGCGCCCGGTAGCCCAGCGGAGACGCAAGATGTTGCGGGAGAGGGCAGAGGAGGTGGCCGGGTag
- the LOC112745809 gene encoding probable caffeoyl-CoA O-methyltransferase At4g26220 isoform X2: MATAPDAGQIITMLLQLVNAKKTIEIGVFTGYSLLLTALSIPEDGKITAIDIDRDAYEIGLPIIKKAGVEHKINFVESEALPILDQLLTDHENEGSYDYAFVDADKVNYWNYHERLLKLLKVGGIVVYDNTLWGGSVAKNENETPEFYRPGRHLTIEFNKQIAADSRVQISLAPFGDGITICKRIM; this comes from the exons ATGGCTACAGCACCGGATGCAGGTCAGATCATTACCATGCTTCTACAGCTAGTAAATGCTAAGAAGACTATCGAGATCGGAGTCTTCACCGGATACTCCCTTCTACTGACAGCGCTTTCGATTCCTGAGGATGGGAAG ATAACCGCTATTGATATAGATCGAGATGCATATGAAATCGGATTACCGATAATTAAGAAAGCCGGCGTTGAGCACAAGATTAACTTTGTGGAGTCCGAGGCTTTGCCGATTCTAGATCAGCTCTTGACTGAT CATGAGAATGAAGGGAGTTATGACTATGCATTTGTTGATGCCGACAAAGTTAACTATTGGAATTACCATGAGAGGCTATTGAAGTTGTTGAAGGTTGGTGGGATAGTAGTCTATGATAACACTCTCTGGGGAGGCTCTGTTGCGAAGAATGAAAATGAGACTCCGGAATTCTACAGACCTGGCAGGCATCTGACAATCGAATTCAACAAACAAATTGCAGCCGATTCTCGAGTCCAGATTTCGCTTGCTCCATTTGGGGACGGCATCACCATATGCAAGCGTATCATGTGA
- the LOC112745809 gene encoding probable caffeoyl-CoA O-methyltransferase At4g26220 isoform X1, whose product MASKGLLQTEELYKYILESSVFPREPEPLKELRDVTANHPRKLMATAPDAGQIITMLLQLVNAKKTIEIGVFTGYSLLLTALSIPEDGKITAIDIDRDAYEIGLPIIKKAGVEHKINFVESEALPILDQLLTDHENEGSYDYAFVDADKVNYWNYHERLLKLLKVGGIVVYDNTLWGGSVAKNENETPEFYRPGRHLTIEFNKQIAADSRVQISLAPFGDGITICKRIM is encoded by the exons ATGGCATCAAAGGGTTTATTGCAAACTGAAGAGTTGTACAAG TATATTTTGGAATCTAGTGTTTTCCCACGTGAGCCAGAGCCTCTCAAGGAGTTAAGGGATGTAACTGCTAATCATCCAAG GAAATTAATGGCTACAGCACCGGATGCAGGTCAGATCATTACCATGCTTCTACAGCTAGTAAATGCTAAGAAGACTATCGAGATCGGAGTCTTCACCGGATACTCCCTTCTACTGACAGCGCTTTCGATTCCTGAGGATGGGAAG ATAACCGCTATTGATATAGATCGAGATGCATATGAAATCGGATTACCGATAATTAAGAAAGCCGGCGTTGAGCACAAGATTAACTTTGTGGAGTCCGAGGCTTTGCCGATTCTAGATCAGCTCTTGACTGAT CATGAGAATGAAGGGAGTTATGACTATGCATTTGTTGATGCCGACAAAGTTAACTATTGGAATTACCATGAGAGGCTATTGAAGTTGTTGAAGGTTGGTGGGATAGTAGTCTATGATAACACTCTCTGGGGAGGCTCTGTTGCGAAGAATGAAAATGAGACTCCGGAATTCTACAGACCTGGCAGGCATCTGACAATCGAATTCAACAAACAAATTGCAGCCGATTCTCGAGTCCAGATTTCGCTTGCTCCATTTGGGGACGGCATCACCATATGCAAGCGTATCATGTGA